Proteins found in one Pseudomonas marvdashtae genomic segment:
- the fusA gene encoding elongation factor G has product MARTTPINRYRNIGIVAHVDAGKTTTTERVLFYTGKSHKMGEVHDGAATTDWMVQEQERGITITSAAITAFWKGSEKQYKDEHRFNVIDTPGHVDFTIEVERSLRVLDGAVVVFCGTSGVEPQSETVWRQANKYGVPRLVYVNKMDRAGANFLRVIAQIKQRLGHTPVPIQLAIGSEDNFQGQIDLINMQAVYWNDSDKGMVPVRKDIPAELLEEAEKWRGNMVEAAAEANEELMNKYLEGEELTNEEIKAALRQRTIAGEIVLAVCGSSFKNKGVPLVLDAVIDFLPAPTDIPAIKGTDPDDETIELERHADDSEPFSALAFKIATDPFVGTLTFVRVYSGVLNSGDGVINSVKGKKERVGRMVQMHANAREEIKEVRAGDIAALIGMKDVTTGETLCNGDKPIILVRMDFPEPVISVAVEPKTKDDQEKMGIALGKLAQEDPSFRVKTDEETGQTIISGMGELHLDILVDRMRREFNVEANIGKPQVSYRERITKNCEIEGKFVRQSGGRGQFGHCWIRFAPADEGQEGLQFVNEVVGGVVPKEYIPAIQKGIEEQMKNGVVAGYPLIGLKATVFDGSYHDVDSNEMAFKVAASMATKQLAQKGGGELLEPIMAVEVVTPEDYMGDVMGDLNRRRGMILGMEDTVSGKVIRAEVPLGEMFGYATDVRSMSQGRASYSMEFKKYNTAPSHIVETVTKKQG; this is encoded by the coding sequence ATGGCTCGTACTACACCGATTAACCGCTACCGTAACATCGGTATCGTTGCTCACGTGGATGCTGGTAAAACCACCACCACCGAGCGCGTCCTTTTTTACACCGGCAAAAGTCACAAGATGGGCGAGGTGCATGATGGCGCCGCGACCACCGACTGGATGGTGCAGGAGCAGGAGCGTGGTATTACCATCACTTCTGCTGCTATTACCGCTTTCTGGAAGGGTTCCGAGAAGCAGTACAAGGACGAGCACCGCTTCAACGTCATCGATACCCCGGGCCACGTAGACTTCACCATTGAAGTAGAACGTTCCCTACGCGTACTCGACGGCGCTGTGGTTGTTTTCTGCGGCACCTCGGGTGTTGAGCCTCAGTCGGAAACCGTATGGCGTCAAGCCAACAAATACGGTGTTCCGCGTCTTGTTTATGTAAACAAGATGGACCGTGCAGGCGCCAACTTCCTGCGCGTGATCGCTCAGATCAAGCAGCGTCTGGGTCACACTCCGGTGCCGATCCAGCTGGCTATCGGTTCCGAAGACAACTTCCAGGGTCAGATCGATCTGATCAACATGCAAGCTGTCTACTGGAACGATTCCGACAAGGGCATGGTTCCTGTTCGCAAGGACATTCCTGCCGAGTTGCTGGAAGAAGCCGAGAAGTGGCGTGGCAACATGGTTGAGGCTGCGGCCGAAGCCAACGAAGAGCTGATGAACAAGTACCTCGAGGGTGAAGAACTCACCAACGAGGAAATCAAGGCCGCTCTGCGTCAGCGTACTATCGCTGGTGAAATCGTCCTGGCTGTTTGCGGTTCTTCCTTCAAGAACAAGGGTGTTCCCCTGGTTCTCGACGCCGTTATCGACTTCCTGCCTGCGCCGACCGACATTCCTGCCATCAAGGGTACTGACCCGGATGACGAGACTATCGAGTTGGAGCGTCATGCGGACGACAGCGAGCCGTTCTCGGCTCTGGCGTTCAAGATCGCTACCGACCCATTCGTGGGTACCTTGACCTTTGTCCGGGTTTACTCGGGTGTGTTGAACTCCGGCGACGGCGTGATCAACTCTGTAAAAGGCAAGAAAGAGCGCGTAGGCCGTATGGTGCAAATGCACGCAAACGCCCGCGAAGAGATCAAGGAAGTGCGCGCTGGCGACATCGCGGCCTTGATCGGCATGAAGGACGTCACCACGGGTGAAACTTTGTGCAATGGCGACAAGCCAATCATCCTGGTTCGCATGGACTTCCCGGAGCCGGTTATTTCGGTTGCCGTTGAGCCTAAGACCAAGGACGACCAGGAAAAAATGGGTATCGCTCTGGGCAAACTTGCTCAGGAAGACCCGTCTTTCCGCGTCAAGACTGATGAAGAGACTGGTCAAACGATCATCTCTGGCATGGGCGAGTTGCACCTGGACATCCTGGTTGACCGGATGCGCCGTGAGTTCAACGTCGAAGCCAACATCGGTAAGCCTCAGGTTTCCTATCGTGAGCGCATCACGAAGAACTGTGAAATCGAAGGCAAGTTCGTTCGCCAATCCGGCGGTCGTGGCCAGTTCGGTCACTGCTGGATCCGTTTTGCACCGGCTGACGAAGGTCAGGAAGGTCTGCAATTCGTGAACGAAGTCGTAGGTGGTGTGGTTCCTAAGGAATACATCCCGGCGATCCAGAAGGGTATCGAAGAGCAGATGAAGAACGGCGTTGTTGCCGGCTATCCGCTGATCGGCCTGAAGGCAACCGTGTTCGATGGTTCTTACCACGACGTCGACTCCAACGAGATGGCGTTCAAGGTGGCTGCTTCCATGGCGACCAAGCAACTGGCCCAGAAGGGCGGTGGTGAGTTGCTTGAGCCGATCATGGCGGTAGAAGTCGTTACGCCTGAAGACTACATGGGTGATGTCATGGGCGACCTTAACCGTCGTCGTGGCATGATTCTGGGTATGGAAGATACGGTTTCCGGCAAAGTGATTCGTGCCGAGGTTCCGTTGGGTGAAATGTTCGGTTACGCAACCGACGTTCGTTCCATGTCTCAGGGTCGCGCAAGCTACTCTATGGAATTCAAAAAATACAATACAGCTCCGTCGCATATCGTCGAAACTGTTACCAAAAAACAAGGCTGA
- the tuf gene encoding elongation factor Tu: MAKEKFDRSLPHVNVGTIGHVDHGKTTLTAALTRVCSEVFGSAVVAFDKIDSAPEEKARGITINTAHVEYNSSIRHYAHVDCPGHADYVKNMITGAAQMDGAILVCSAADGPMPQTREHILLSRQVGVPYIVVFLNKADMVDDAELLELVEMEVRDLLSTYDFPGDDTPIIIGSALMALNGQDDNEMGTTAVKRLVETLDSYIPEPVRVIDKPFLMPIEDVFSISGRGTVVTGRIERGIVKVQDPLEIVGLRDTTVTTCTGVEMFRKLLDEGRAGENCGVLLRGTKRDDVERGQVLVKPGSVKPHTKFEAEVYVLSKEEGGRHTPFFKGYRPQFYFRTTDVTGNCELPEGVEMVMPGDNIKMVVTLIKTIAMEDGLRFAIREGGRTVGAGVVAKIIE, translated from the coding sequence GTGGCTAAAGAAAAATTTGATCGTTCCCTACCGCACGTCAACGTTGGCACCATTGGTCACGTTGACCACGGTAAAACCACTCTGACTGCTGCTCTGACTCGCGTCTGCTCCGAAGTTTTCGGTTCGGCCGTTGTTGCTTTCGACAAAATCGACAGCGCTCCGGAAGAGAAGGCTCGTGGTATCACCATCAACACCGCGCACGTTGAGTACAACTCTTCGATTCGTCACTACGCTCACGTTGACTGCCCAGGTCACGCTGACTATGTGAAGAACATGATCACCGGTGCTGCCCAGATGGACGGCGCGATCCTGGTTTGCTCGGCCGCTGATGGTCCGATGCCACAAACCCGTGAGCACATCCTGCTGTCCCGTCAGGTAGGCGTTCCGTACATCGTTGTCTTCCTGAACAAGGCTGACATGGTTGACGACGCTGAGCTGCTGGAACTGGTTGAGATGGAAGTGCGCGATCTGCTGAGCACTTACGACTTCCCAGGTGATGACACTCCAATCATCATCGGTTCGGCTCTGATGGCTCTGAACGGCCAAGACGACAACGAAATGGGTACCACCGCTGTCAAGCGCCTGGTAGAAACTCTGGACAGCTACATCCCAGAACCAGTTCGTGTGATCGACAAGCCGTTCCTGATGCCAATCGAAGACGTATTCTCGATCTCCGGTCGCGGTACTGTTGTGACTGGCCGTATCGAGCGCGGTATCGTCAAGGTTCAGGATCCACTGGAAATCGTTGGTCTGCGTGACACCACCGTCACCACCTGCACCGGTGTTGAAATGTTCCGCAAGCTGCTCGACGAAGGTCGTGCTGGCGAGAACTGCGGCGTTCTGCTGCGTGGTACCAAGCGTGACGACGTTGAGCGTGGCCAGGTTCTGGTTAAGCCAGGTTCGGTCAAGCCGCACACCAAGTTCGAAGCTGAAGTGTACGTTCTGAGCAAAGAAGAAGGCGGTCGTCACACTCCGTTCTTCAAAGGCTACCGTCCACAGTTCTACTTCCGGACCACTGACGTGACCGGTAACTGCGAACTGCCGGAAGGCGTTGAAATGGTAATGCCAGGCGACAACATCAAAATGGTTGTCACCCTGATCAAGACCATCGCAATGGAAGACGGTCTGCGTTTCGCTATCCGTGAAGGCGGTCGTACCGTCGGCGCTGGCGTCGTAGCCAAAATCATCGAGTAA
- the rpsJ gene encoding 30S ribosomal protein S10, whose translation MQNQQIRIRLKAFDHRLIDQSTQEIVETAKRTGAQVRGPIPLPTRKERFTVLVSPHVNKDARDQYEIRTHKRVLDIVQPTDKTVDALMKLDLAAGVEVQISLG comes from the coding sequence ATGCAAAATCAGCAAATCCGTATCAGGTTGAAGGCTTTCGACCATCGCCTGATCGACCAATCCACCCAGGAAATCGTGGAAACCGCGAAACGTACTGGTGCTCAAGTGCGTGGTCCAATTCCACTGCCTACCCGTAAAGAGCGGTTCACCGTTCTGGTCTCCCCGCACGTCAACAAAGACGCGCGTGACCAGTACGAGATCCGTACTCATAAGCGCGTTCTGGACATCGTCCAGCCAACGGATAAAACCGTTGATGCTCTTATGAAGCTCGATCTTGCGGCCGGTGTGGAAGTGCAGATCAGCCTCGGCTAA